The sequence ATCGGTGCCTGGGCACATTCGGGACGAAATGAACAAGTGGGGGCTGGCCAAGGACGAGTTCGTCGACACCGGGCACTGGCCGCATCAACTCTACATCCGCGAGGCCCGACGCATGATCGGCGAATACGTCATGATCCAGAAAGATCTGCAGACCGACCGCGAGAAGCCCGACTCGATCGGCATGGGGTCCTACAATTCCGACTCCCACCACGTTCAGCGGATCGTGCGCCCGGACGGCATGCTTGAGAACGAGGGTGACATGCAAGTCCGGGTCAAGCCCTACGAAATCGCCTTCCGCACCGTTCTGCCCAGACCGGCGGAGTGCACCAACCTCCTGGTCCCGGTCTGCTTCTCCGCCTCGCATGTGGCCTACTCATCGATGCGGATGGAGCCCCAGTACATGATCATCGGGCAGGCCGCGGGACTGGCGGCCTCCGCCGCGGCCAAGTCGGGCAAGCCCGTTCAGGACACCGACGTCGCCTGGCTTCAGCAGCGGCTCCGCGAGGGAAAGTCCGTGCTGAAGATGAGTGAGGCGATCAAGTGACGAATGCCGCCGAGATCCAGTGCCTGGTCTGCGGCCGCACCGGCTTCGAACCTCATCTCGACATCCTCCTGCGCTGCCCGGCGTGCGGCTTCGTGACCGCCAGACTCGACCCGCCCGCCGAGACCCGGGGCCTTTACGAAGGGGACTACTTCACCGGCGGCGAGTACCTGGATTACCTGGCCGACGAAGCATTCTTCAAACGGAACTTCCGGCCGCGCCTCGACGCCGTTCGCGGGCAATGCCGCAGTGGACGGTTGCTCGAAATCGGTGCTGCCTACGGCTTCTTCATGGACCTGGCGAGACAGTCCTTCGACACCGTCGGCTTCGAGGTCAATCCCGAGGCCGTTCGCTACGCCCGCGAGCAACTCAGACTCGACGTCCGCTGCGACGATTTCCTGGCCGCAACCACCGAGAGCATCGGTGGACCGGTCGACGTCGCCGTCATGTG comes from Phycisphaerae bacterium and encodes:
- a CDS encoding class I SAM-dependent methyltransferase, with the protein product MTNAAEIQCLVCGRTGFEPHLDILLRCPACGFVTARLDPPAETRGLYEGDYFTGGEYLDYLADEAFFKRNFRPRLDAVRGQCRSGRLLEIGAAYGFFMDLARQSFDTVGFEVNPEAVRYAREQLRLDVRCDDFLAATTESIGGPVDVAVMWDVLEHLERPDRFLDHIANLSRPGACLFVTTGDIGSLVARIRGRRWRMIHPPSHLHYFSRATLTRLLEKTGFELVDVRPVGVARSLRQILYSVLVLGLGMRRAYTAATRVVPATWGLTLNTFDIMQVTARCVSPGS